GCGTTCCTCGACCAGGCCGGCATCGAGTGGCACCTCATGCTCCCCCTGCAGCCGCTGCAGGGGAAGTTCCAGCGCCCGGATCTCCGCAACCACCGGAAGATCATGGTGATCGACGGCTCGGTCGCGTTCACCGGGTCGCAGAACCTCATCGACCCGTCCTACGACCTGCCGTCGCACATCGAGAAGGGCATGGTCTACAAGGACCTGTTCGCCCGCTTCGAGGGCCCGGTCGTCGCCGGCCTGAACGCCCTGTTCGTCACCGACTGGTACAGCGAGACGGACGAGCTCCTGCTCCGCGAGAGCGACCCGGTGCAGCGCGCCGACCGCGGGGACGCCCTCGACTGCCAGGTGGTCCCCTCCGGCCCCGGGTTCGACGGCGAGAACAACCTGCGCCTGTTCAACGCGCTGCTCTACTCCGCCCAGGAGAAGGTGTCGATCACGTCGCCGTACTTCGTGCCGGACGACTCGATGCTCTACGCGATCACGACGACGGCGCAGCGCGGGGTCGAGGTCGAGCTGTTCGTCGGCGAGATGGGCGACCACGCGATGACCTGGCACGCGCAGCGCTCCTACTACGAGGAGCTCCTGCGTGCCGGCGTGAAGATCTGGCTGTACCGCGCCCCGACGATCCTGCACGCGAAGCACTTCACGATCGACGACGACGTGTCCGTCATCGGGTCGAGCAACATGGACATGCGGTCGTTCAGCCTGAACCTCGAGGTCTCGGTGATGGTCCGCGGGCGCCGGTTCGTGGACGCGCTGCGCGGAGTGCAGGCCGCCTACAAGGAGGCCTCGTTCGAGCTCACGCTGGACGCGTGGCTCGAACGTCCGCGTCGGTCCCAGGTGCTCGACAACGTCGCGCGGCTGACGGCAGCCCTGCAGTAGGGCCAGCCGGGAGGCACGGTGCGGGTCCG
The Curtobacterium citreum genome window above contains:
- the cls gene encoding cardiolipin synthase — its product is MEHWLSVAITVLLVLLDLAIRVFSIIYVPYNRKPQTATAWLLAIFLIPYIGFIVFLVIGSTKLPKARREKQTEINAYILEQTEGIERVRRDHPWPPWLESITKLNRELGAMPLVGGNSAELYPDSYESVQEMTRAIDQSRRFVHVEFYIATIDDTTRPYFEALARAQARGVTVRFLLDHWASRGYPGYKDTLAFLDQAGIEWHLMLPLQPLQGKFQRPDLRNHRKIMVIDGSVAFTGSQNLIDPSYDLPSHIEKGMVYKDLFARFEGPVVAGLNALFVTDWYSETDELLLRESDPVQRADRGDALDCQVVPSGPGFDGENNLRLFNALLYSAQEKVSITSPYFVPDDSMLYAITTTAQRGVEVELFVGEMGDHAMTWHAQRSYYEELLRAGVKIWLYRAPTILHAKHFTIDDDVSVIGSSNMDMRSFSLNLEVSVMVRGRRFVDALRGVQAAYKEASFELTLDAWLERPRRSQVLDNVARLTAALQ